The following are encoded in a window of Rosa chinensis cultivar Old Blush chromosome 4, RchiOBHm-V2, whole genome shotgun sequence genomic DNA:
- the LOC112200543 gene encoding transcription factor bHLH62: protein MEKDSNSAAPSWNPSSLMQSNELHCAPQQLPNSYFNANWDNSMDQSDPFESALSSMVSSPAASNAVGATAFPGGEGGGDMIREVIGRLGSICNSGDISSLSYNNSTNNSCYSTPLNSSPPTKLNLSMVDPQMRGNLPVPAPSSHPTLAPFAADPGFVERAARFSSFGNFGGGLNGQFNLNEAELAYRSMLKLDSGKLSRASSNQSLRSQMGGVQESSIKSSSPQDGNAIPDKKFSRFSRSSTPENGELGDSREGSSVSEQIPAGDLSVKAENASISRKRKAVPRGKAKETSSSPSVKNGKAVTEEQPNAKRSKTDEASGNEKETQKSNKEPNGGSKATKDSSEPVEPPKDYIHVRARRGQATDSHSLAERVRREKISERMKFLQDLVPGCNKVTGKAVMLDEIINYVQSLQRQVEFLSMKLSTVNPRMDLNMEALLSKEILQSQGALQNALYQLDSAVPASFPFGYQPQQLPALHSNGISNETETQFPVTLNATLTQNSTMQSPAFDRFGGANLQAPQFFEDDLQSMVQMGFGQIEQQSLHGSGASAHMKVEH from the exons ATGGAAAAGGACAGCAACTCAGCCGCACCCAGTTGGAACCCTTCAAGCTTAATGCAGTCCAATGAGCTCCATTGTGCTCCACAGCAACTTCCCAATTCTTATTTCAATGCCAATTGGGACAATTCAATGGATCAGAGCGATCCCTTTGAGTCTGCCTTGAGCTCCATGGTGTCCTCACCGGCGGCGTCCAACGCCGTCGGTGCCACCGCCTTTCCCGGAGGAGAAGGCGGTGGAGATATGATAAGAGAAGTAATTGGAAGATTAGGAAGCATTTGCAACTCTGGAGATATATCTTCACTGTCTTACAATAACAGTACTAACAATTCATGCTATAGTACCCCATTAAACTCTTCACCGCCTACTAAGCTCAACTTGTCAATGGTTGATCCACAGATGAGAGGCAATTTGCCAGTTCCAGCACCCTCATCACACCCAACTTTGGCTCCATTTGCAGCTGACCCTGGTTTTGTAGAGAGGGCAGCAAGGTTTTCCAGCTTTGGAAATTTTGGTGGTGGTCTGAATGGTCAGTTCAATTTGAATGAAGCTGAATTGGCCTACAGATCAATGCTGAAACTTGATTCAGGCAAGCTTTCCAGAGCTTCCAGCAACCAGTCACTGAGATCTCAAATGGGTGGTGTTCAAGAAAGCAGCATCAAAAGCTCTTCACCCCAAGATGGGAATGCAATTCCTGATAAGAAGTTCAGCAGGTTCTCAAGGTCCTCCACCCCAGAAAATGGTGAATTGGGTGATTCCAGAGAAGGGTCATCAGTTTCTGAGCAGATCCCAGCTGGGGATTTGAGTGTGAAAGCAGAGAATGCTTCCATCTCAAGGAAGAGGAAAGCTGTTCCAAGAGGGAAAGCCAAAGAAACCTCTTCATCTCCTTCTGTTAAAAATGGCAAG GCTGTGACTGAAGAGCAACCAAATGCCAAGAGAAGCAAAACTGATGAAGCTTCTGGGAATGAAAAGGAAACTCAAAAGTCAAACAAGGAACCTAATGGAGGTAGCAAAGCTACCAAGGATAGTTCAGAGCCTGTTGAGCCTCCAAAGGACTACATCCATGTCAGAGCCAGAAGGGGTCAGGCTACTGATAGCCATAGTCTGGCAGAAAGA GTTCGAAGAGAGAAAATTAGTGAAAGGATGAAGTTTCTTCAAGATCTTGTTCCTGGTTGCAACAAG GTAACTGGGAAAGCTGTGATGCTAGATGAAATCATTAACTATGTTCAGTCGTTGCAGCGCCAAGTCGAG TTTCTTTCAATGAAATTGTCAACTGTGAATCCTAGAATGGATTTGAACATGGAGGCTCTCCTGTCAAAGGAA ATCCTTCAATCTCAAGGAGCTTTACAAAATGCTCTTTACCAATTAGATTCCGCAGTCCCCGCATCATTTCCTTTTGGGTATCAACCCCAGCAACTTCCAGCTTTACATAGCAACGGCATCTCTAATGAGACAGAGACGCAGTTTCCAGTAACTTTAAATGCCACACTGACTCAAAATTCAACCATGCAATCACCTGCTTTTGATAGATTTGGTGGAGCAAATCTTCAG GCTCCACAATTTTTTGAGGATGATCTCCAAAGTATGGTTCAGATGGGTTTTGGCCAGATCGAGCAGCAGAGCCTTCATG GCTCAGGGGCTTCAGCTCATATGAAAGTTGAGCATTAA
- the LOC112200782 gene encoding kinesin-like protein KIN-12B, which produces MKSMQPRHNFLRETTEPPQSPNPSSGKPRVPRKHKASKENAPPSSDLNYTAFDSKPSPAAKLKSPLPPRPPPSNPLKRKLEMLPENSVHGASDSGVQVIVRMRPPRKDRDEGEMMVQKTAGDSLSINGQTFTFDSVADTDASQLDIFQLVGVPLVENCMAGFNSSVFAYGQTGSGKTYTMWGPANALLDENLSSDQQGLTPRVLERLFARINEEQIKHADKQLKYQCQCSFLEIYNEQITDLLDPNPKSLQIREDVKSGVYVENLTEECVRTIKDVTQLLIKGLSNRRTGSTSINADSSRSHTVFTCVVESRYKSVADGTSGFKRSRINLVDLAGSERQKLTGAAGERLKEAGNINRSLSQLGNLINILAEISQTGKQRHIPYRDSRLTFLLQESLGGNAKLAMVCAVSPTQSCKSETFSTLRFAQRAKAIKNKAVVNEVMQDDVNHLREVIRQLRDELQRIKANGKNAVDATGGHSAAWFRQSLNILKASLNRPMMSSHIDDDGDEEMEIDEEAVERLCDEVANQSVGCYARNLSNVTNVDTSKSHSELMGVQIGSSDVPQTRTSGSGFVTEQGSDDTDVKMEEEISDVPQKHTFGSACITEQGPDDTNVKMEEAISEQEESMIVDSVADTPDITSSSICNLLTEESASKKVHDDSSCEASEQASVVSEYLSVADEPNKSQNVSVNCVSPSLMIVPCDVTPILKSPTPSVSPRVNTSRKSLRTSSMMTASQKDLFDGSQLSPKAVEKPEKIRSSIDPSTQTCKNFSAPAEQLAASIRHGLEIIGSQRHSSALRRSAFRFSLKPSESRQILPVPKVDAGVQTVDELPQEDSVDYICNNCKNRMELEGKEANELSKMELVPVDASEPADKSRMQVPKAVEKVLAGAIRREMALEDICAKKTSEIMQLNRLVQQYKHERECNAIISQTREDKILRLESLMDGVLPTEEFMEEELVSLTHDYKLFKEKYENHPELLRTKIELKRVQDELENLRNFNDMGEREVLLEEIQDLRSQLQYYVDSSSTSSRTRNSVLQLTYSCEPKLAPLSTIQESNEESVEQKFEQERKQWTEVESTWISLSEELRTELEASRSLVEKTKQELETEKKCAEELKEAMQRAMEGQSRMLEQYADLEEKHMELLIRHRKIRDGVEDVKKAAAKAGVRGAESKFINSLAAEITTLRLERERERRYLRDENKGLQAQLQDTAEAVQAAGELLIRLKEADEAVAIAQRQATEAQQETNKAYIKIEKLKKKHEKEMSSLNELLAQSQLPKEAIRPAYDEDSHIAKYDAGEPHSLSDQRWKEEFEPFYNGEDGELRKLAEPSSWFSGYDRCNI; this is translated from the exons ATGAAGTCTATGCAGCCGCGCCACAACTTCTTACGGGAGACGACGGAGCCTCCCCAGTCGCCAAACCCTAGCTCCGGCAAGCCTAGGGTCCCGCGGAAGCATAAAGCCTCGAAGGAGAACGCGCCTCCGTCTTCAGATCTCAACTATACGGCCTTCGATTCGAAGCCTTCGCCCGCGGCCAAGTTGAAGAGTCCGCTGCCGCCGCGGCCGCCGCCGTCAAATCCTCTCAAACGGAAGCTCGAGATGCTCCCTGAGAACTCCGTCCATGGAGCCTCTGATTCTGGCGTCCAG GTAATCGTGAGAATGCGGCCGCCACGAAAGGACAGGGATGAAGGAGAGATGATGGTGCAGAAAACTGCTGGTGATTCTTTGTCGATAAATGGACAAACCTTCACATTTGACTCGGTGGCCGACACAGATGCATCACAG CTGGATATTTTCCAGCTTGTAGGAGTACCACTGGTTGAAAATTGTATGGCTGGGTTCAACAGTTCTGTGTTTGCATACGGACAG ACTGGAAGTGGAAAGACATACACTATGTGGGGTCCTGCAAATGCGTTGTTGGATGAAAATTTATCAAGTGATCAACAAGGCTTAACTCCCCGTGTTCTCGAGCGTCTTTTTGCTCGCATAAATGAG GAGCAAATCAAGCATGCTGACAAACAACTCAAGTATCAGTGCCAATGTTCTTTTCTAGAG ATTTACAACGAACAAATCACAGATCTGTTGGATCCAAATCCAAAAAGTCTTCAG ATAAGAGAAGATGTTAAATCAGGTGTCTATGTGGAAAATCTCACAGAGGAATGTGTACGCACAATCAAAGATGTGACTCAGCTTTTGATAAAG GGGTTGTCAAACAGGAGGACTGGTTCAACTAGTATCAATGCGGACAGTTCTCGCTCACATACTGTTTTTACCTGTGTTGTTGAATCTCGATACAAG AGTGTGGCAGATGGTACAAGCGGCTTTAAAAGGAGTAGAATAAATCTTGTTGATCTAGCTGGATCAGAGCGCCAAAAGTTAACTGGTGCAGCTGGGGAGCGCTTGAAGGAAGCGGGCAATATCAATCGATCACTCTCACAACTTGG GAATTTGATAAACATCCTTGCTGAAATTTCTCAGACAGGAAAGCAAAGGCATATCCCCTATAGAGATTCCAGGTTGACATTCTTACTTCAGGAGTCTCTTGGGGGGAATGCAAAGTTAGCAATGGTTTGTGCTGTTTCTCCAACACAGAG CTGTAAGAGTGAGACTTTCAGTACATTGAGATTTGCTCAGCGTGCCAAGGCTATCAAGAATAAGGCAGTTGTTAATGAAGTAATGCAGGATGATGTGAATCACTTGCGTGAAGTGATACGACAATTAAGG GATGAACTACAGCGAATCAAAGCAAATGGGAAGAATGCAGTTGATGCAACGGGAGGTCATTCGGCGGCGTGGTTTCGTCAAAGCTTGAATATACTAAAGGCTAGTCTTAACCGTCCAATGATGTCATCTCATATTGATGATGACGGTGATGAGGAGATGGAAATTGATGAGGAAGCTGTTGAGAGGCTATGTGATGAAGTGGCTAACCAATCAGTTGGCTGTTATGCAAGAAACCTATCTAATGTGACCAATGTAGATACAAGTAAATCTCATTCCGAACTTATGGGTGTTCAAATTGGAAGCTCTGATGTTCCTCAGACCCGCACATCTGGAAGTGGTTTTGTCACAGAACAAGGTTCAGATGATACAGATGTTAAGATGGAAGAAGAAATATCTGATGTTCCTCAGAAGCACACATTTGGAAGTGCTTGTATCACAGAACAAGGTCCTGATGATACAAATGTCAAAATGGAAGAAGCAATTTCTGAACAAGAAGAGTCCATGATTGTTGATTCTGTTGCTGACACCCCAGATATTACAAGTTCCTCCATCTGCAATTTGCTAACTGAAGAGTCAGCCAGTAAAAAAGTACACGATGACTCCTCGTGTGAAGCATCTGAACAGGCTAGTGTAGTATCTGAATACCTTTCAGTTGCAGATGAGCCCAATAAATCACAAAATGTTTCAGTAAATTGTGTTTCTCCGAGCCTCATGATAGTTCCATGTGATGTAACCCCAATCCTAAAATCCCCTACTCCCAGTGTTTCACCTAGGGTGAACACCAGCAGGAAAAGTTTGAGGACCTCATCAATGATGACAGCTTCTCAGAAGGATCTTTTTGATGGCAGTCAATTAAGCCCAAAGGCTGTGGAGAAACCTGAAAAAATACGCTCCTCTATTGATCCATCAACTCAGACATGTAAGAATTTTTCAGCACCAGCTGAACAGTTGGCAGCAAGCATTCGCCATGGCCTTGAAATTATTGGTAGTCAGCGCCATAGTTCAGCTTTGAGGAGATCAGCATTCAGGTTTTCACTGAAACCTTCAGAGTCGAGGCAGATTTTGCCAGTTCCCAAAGTTGATGCTGGTGTGCAAACTGTTGATGAGTTACCACAAGAAGATTCAGTGGACTATATTTGTAATAATTGCAAGAACAGAATGGAGCTAGAGGGTAAAGAGGCTAATGAACTTTCTAAAATGGAATTAGTACCTGTGGATGCATCAGAGCCTGCTGACAAATCCAGGATGCAGGTTCCAAAA GCTGTAGAAAAGGTGTTAGCCGGAGCCATCCGCAGAGAAATGGCATTAGAAGACATATGTGCCAAGAAAACTTCTGAGATAATGCAGCTTAACCGTTTG GTGCAGCAGTACAAGCATGAGAGGGAATGCAATGCTATTATATCCCAGACAAGGGAGGATAAGATTCTTCGCCTTGAGAGCCTTATGGATGGTGTTTTACCCACTGAGGAGTTCATGGAGGAAGAACTAGTGTCCCTCACACATGATTACAAG CTTTTCAAGGAGAAATACGAGAATCATCCAGAGCTTTTGAGGACAAAGATCGAGTTAAAAAGAGTTCAAGATGAGCTGGAAAATTTACGTAACTTTAATGATATGGGTGAAAGAGAGGTGTTGTTGGAAGAGATTCAAGATTTAAGAAGCCAGCTACAGTATTATGTGGACTCCTCATCCACATCATCCCGCACACGAAACTCTGTGCTGCAGTTGACCTATTCCTGTGAGCCAAAGTTGGCCCCTCTTAGTACAATTCAAGAGTCAAATGAGGAAAGCGTTGAGCAGAAATTTGAACAGGAGAGGAAACAGTGGACTGAGGTTGAGAGTACGTGGATTTCTCTTTCTGAGGAATTAAGAACTGAACTTGAGGCTAGCAGATCACTGGTTGAAAAGACAAAGCAGGAATTAGAAACAGAGAAGAAATGTGCCGAAGAGCTCAAGGAAGCAATGCAACGGGCAATGGAGGGGCAGTCGCGAATGTTGGAACAGTATGCAGATTTGGAAGAGAAACATATGGAACTTCTTATAAGGCATAGGAAGATCCGGGATGGAGTGGAAGATGTAAAGAAAGCAGCTGCTAAGGCTGGAGTTAGGGGTGCTGAGTCCAAGTTTATAAATTCTCTCGCTGCAGAAATTACAACACTGAGattagaaagagaaagagaaaggagaTATCTGAGGGATGAAAATAAGGGGCTTCAGGCTCAATTACAGGATACTGCTGAAGCTGTACAGGCTGCGGGTGAATTGCTGATACGACTCAAAGAAGCAGATGAGGCTGTTGCTATTGCTCAG AGACAAGCTACAGAGGCCCAGCAAGAAACAAACAAGGCTTACATCAAGattgaaaaattgaagaaaaaacatGAAAAGGAGATGAGCAGTCTTAATGAGCTCCTTGCTCAGTCTCAGTTACCCAAAGAAGCAATCCGACCGGCTTATGATGAAGATTCTCATATCGCAAAATATGACGCAGGTGAACCCCATAGTTTGAGTGATCAGCGGTGGAAAGAGGAATTCGAGCCATTCTACAATGGGGAAGATGGCGAGTTACGAAAACTTGCTGAACCCTCATCATGGTTCTCTGGTTACGACCGATGCAACATATAG